From the genome of Candidatus Dormiibacterota bacterium, one region includes:
- a CDS encoding FAD binding domain-containing protein, with translation MNLNTITEVRRPKSAEEIREWRDDYAWLAGGTWLFSEPQLHTTTLVDLHDLNWPALASTEAALDLAATCTIAELYAFRPPAEWHAGALIGECCRSFLSSFKIWHEATIGGNIVMSLPAGPMISLTVALEAIYTLWPRSGAPRDVRAIDFVTGNHANVLAPGELVRNIHIPGRALEKTYAFRRASLTHLGRSGVLLIGTRDRTTNEMLVTVTAATIHPVQMRFETTPTSAQLRDAIDASIPDALYLDDVHSSPSHRRHLTYHFAEEIRQELSA, from the coding sequence ATGAATCTGAACACGATCACCGAGGTGCGACGCCCAAAATCAGCCGAAGAGATTCGAGAATGGCGTGATGATTACGCATGGCTTGCGGGTGGAACGTGGCTATTCTCGGAGCCCCAGCTTCACACCACGACGCTCGTTGATTTGCACGACCTCAACTGGCCTGCGCTTGCGAGTACCGAAGCCGCCCTCGACCTTGCGGCAACGTGTACGATTGCGGAGCTCTACGCATTTAGGCCGCCTGCAGAGTGGCATGCGGGGGCTTTGATCGGGGAATGTTGCCGCTCGTTCCTATCATCATTTAAGATTTGGCATGAAGCCACGATTGGCGGCAATATCGTCATGTCGCTACCGGCCGGACCGATGATCTCGCTCACCGTTGCGCTTGAGGCAATCTATACGCTATGGCCCCGAAGCGGAGCGCCCCGCGACGTGCGGGCGATCGATTTCGTCACCGGAAATCATGCTAACGTTCTTGCACCCGGTGAATTAGTGCGAAACATCCATATCCCGGGGCGCGCGCTGGAAAAAACATACGCATTTCGTCGAGCTTCGCTGACGCATCTCGGCCGGTCCGGCGTTCTGCTCATCGGTACGCGCGACCGTACGACGAACGAGATGCTCGTTACCGTTACCGCAGCCACGATTCACCCCGTGCAGATGCGGTTCGAAACGACACCGACGAGCGCGCAGTTACGAGACGCGATCGATGCGAGCATTCCCGACGCGCTGTATTTGGACGACGTGCACAGTTCGCCGAGCCACCGCAGGCATCTTACCTATCATTTTGCCGAAGAGATTCGTCAGGAGTTGAGCGCATGA
- a CDS encoding molybdopterin cofactor-binding domain-containing protein: MKLTVNGKDFSGQPAPGECLRVFLRDLGWYGVKKGCDGGDCGACTVWVDKKPVHSCLYPAFRAEGHEITTIEGLAEPDGTLHPMQQAFLDAQSFQCGYCAAGMIMTGAALTEEQKRDLPHALKGNLCRCTGYASIRDAFAGVTNVVRDAAGSSSGTSVPNPFAESIVSGHARYTSDIPPMEGLLHLKVLRSPHAHARILSVKRDKAMAVPGVVDVFTWEDVPRTLYTTAIHEDNRVDPDDTYLLDNVARFVGQRIAAVIADTEAAAEEGCRKLEVEYEILPAVFDPEEAMLPGAPVLHEKRAYSHIMHPEKNVFLELHGEIGSVQDGFADADAIYEDTYATQRQQHVHLETMQSISWRGEDGRMHVRTSSQGPFVVKSKLCYIFGLNLSDVHVFTERVGGGFGGKQDMMSEDLPFLATLKTGRPVKWEFTREEQFIGATTRHAMKTQVKIGAKKDGTLTAIQFRVVSNTGAYGNHGGETLANGMSGPWAIYKCPNKKGDGYAVYTNMHCGGGFRGYGTGQTTFAIESALDELARMLAIDPIEMRRKNVIGPSDNMESVWKEASDLTMGSYGLDQCIDAVDRALQSGRGLSKPAGDDWLEGSGMALSMLDCVPPTEQRSGAQIELLPDGRYHFTVGSSEIGNGLVTAQQQVAAQILGCSTSRVTFLNADTDKTPYDSGTFASVGMMVPTKAVEQAARALRDKILAYASRTTGEKVEHCHIEDRHVVCGRKRLVLTELAAKGTAEGEEFSSFRKAYGSPRTVAFIAYGVRLAVHRVTGEIAVLFSIEAVDTGVVVNPNQVRGQVIGGVVQGIGFALQEKMVYDGAGAVVNPSLRNYRIPAFADAPVTEVLFADTFDKIGPLGAKSIAENTINPVAPAIGNALRAATGVRFTSTPFTEDRIFAKLAGAPTSA, translated from the coding sequence ATGAAACTCACGGTAAACGGAAAGGATTTCTCGGGCCAACCGGCCCCGGGCGAATGCCTTCGCGTGTTCTTGCGCGATCTGGGATGGTACGGCGTCAAAAAGGGTTGTGACGGCGGCGATTGCGGCGCATGCACGGTCTGGGTGGATAAAAAGCCGGTACATAGCTGCCTCTATCCGGCATTTCGGGCCGAGGGCCACGAAATCACGACGATCGAGGGATTGGCCGAACCGGATGGTACGCTGCACCCGATGCAGCAGGCGTTCCTCGATGCGCAGTCGTTCCAGTGCGGCTATTGTGCGGCGGGCATGATCATGACGGGGGCGGCCCTTACCGAAGAACAAAAGCGCGACCTTCCTCACGCGCTCAAGGGAAATCTCTGCCGCTGCACCGGGTATGCGTCGATTCGCGATGCCTTCGCGGGCGTGACGAACGTTGTGCGGGACGCGGCCGGCAGCTCGAGCGGCACCAGCGTTCCCAATCCATTCGCGGAGTCGATCGTGTCCGGACACGCTCGCTACACTAGCGATATTCCACCGATGGAGGGGTTGCTTCATCTGAAGGTTCTACGCTCGCCGCACGCACACGCGCGGATTCTGTCGGTCAAACGGGATAAGGCAATGGCCGTTCCCGGCGTTGTGGACGTATTTACGTGGGAAGACGTCCCGCGCACACTCTATACGACGGCGATTCACGAAGATAATCGGGTCGATCCGGACGATACCTATCTCCTCGACAACGTTGCGCGATTCGTCGGGCAGCGCATCGCCGCCGTCATTGCCGATACGGAGGCCGCCGCCGAAGAAGGCTGTCGCAAGCTCGAGGTGGAGTACGAGATTCTCCCGGCAGTCTTCGATCCCGAAGAAGCGATGCTGCCCGGCGCGCCGGTGCTCCACGAAAAGCGGGCCTATTCGCATATCATGCATCCCGAGAAGAATGTCTTTCTGGAACTCCATGGTGAAATCGGAAGCGTGCAAGACGGCTTTGCGGATGCCGACGCGATCTATGAGGACACCTACGCGACCCAACGCCAACAGCACGTGCACCTCGAAACGATGCAGTCGATTAGTTGGCGTGGCGAGGACGGTCGCATGCACGTGCGGACGAGCTCTCAGGGGCCATTTGTCGTTAAGAGCAAGCTCTGCTACATCTTTGGACTCAACCTCTCAGACGTGCACGTTTTCACCGAACGCGTGGGCGGCGGTTTCGGCGGCAAGCAAGATATGATGAGCGAAGATTTGCCGTTTTTAGCGACGCTGAAAACGGGACGTCCGGTGAAATGGGAGTTTACCCGAGAAGAGCAATTTATCGGCGCAACCACTCGTCACGCGATGAAAACGCAGGTAAAAATCGGCGCGAAGAAGGACGGCACGCTAACGGCGATTCAGTTCCGCGTCGTATCGAACACGGGCGCATACGGAAATCACGGCGGGGAAACCCTGGCCAACGGCATGTCCGGCCCGTGGGCGATCTATAAATGTCCGAACAAAAAAGGCGACGGATATGCGGTGTACACCAACATGCACTGCGGCGGCGGCTTTCGCGGATACGGTACCGGGCAGACGACGTTTGCGATAGAGTCCGCCCTCGACGAATTGGCGCGTATGCTGGCGATCGATCCCATCGAAATGCGCCGCAAGAACGTCATCGGTCCCTCGGACAACATGGAATCCGTATGGAAAGAGGCATCCGATCTGACGATGGGCAGCTACGGATTGGACCAATGCATCGACGCAGTGGATAGGGCGCTGCAGAGCGGCCGAGGGCTTTCCAAACCTGCCGGTGACGATTGGCTCGAAGGGAGCGGGATGGCGCTCTCGATGCTCGATTGCGTGCCGCCCACCGAGCAGCGCTCCGGCGCGCAGATCGAGCTGTTGCCGGACGGGCGCTACCATTTTACGGTGGGCTCATCGGAGATTGGGAACGGTCTGGTCACCGCGCAGCAACAGGTCGCGGCGCAGATTCTTGGCTGCTCGACATCGCGAGTGACCTTCCTGAATGCCGATACGGATAAAACGCCGTACGATAGCGGCACGTTCGCGAGCGTCGGGATGATGGTCCCCACCAAAGCGGTCGAACAGGCTGCCCGAGCGTTGCGCGATAAGATCCTGGCGTACGCGAGCCGCACGACCGGAGAGAAGGTCGAACACTGTCACATAGAAGACCGGCACGTGGTTTGTGGCCGCAAGCGTCTTGTGTTGACCGAGTTAGCGGCCAAGGGGACTGCGGAGGGTGAGGAATTCTCCTCGTTTCGCAAAGCCTATGGATCGCCGCGCACGGTGGCGTTTATCGCCTACGGAGTTCGGCTCGCCGTGCATCGCGTCACGGGAGAAATAGCCGTGCTCTTTAGCATTGAGGCCGTGGATACGGGCGTGGTCGTGAATCCCAACCAGGTCCGGGGACAGGTTATCGGCGGCGTCGTTCAGGGCATCGGATTTGCGCTGCAAGAGAAGATGGTGTACGACGGGGCCGGCGCGGTGGTCAATCCGTCGCTTCGAAATTATCGCATTCCAGCGTTTGCAGACGCGCCCGTGACGGAGGTCTTGTTCGCGGATACCTTCGACAAGATCGGCCCGTTAGGCGCGAAGTCGATCGCCGAAAACACCATAAATCCGGTTGCGCCGGCTATCGGAAATGCGCTTCGGGCCGCGACGGGCGTGCGTTTCACGAGTACGCCGTTTACTGAGGACCGCATATTCGCGAAACTCGCCGGCGCGCCCACGTCGGCCTAA
- a CDS encoding sulfotransferase, translating to MASLEDGLAQAQAALATAPDSWRALAAVGSLLAALGRLEAAVPFLERAFALGPNQATVANNLGAAYRALGRLSEGRELFRRAAALEPSYADAVANLAGSYSAVGAHEEAAAALEGLIAEGVDSAGMRDQLAMALWAAGRAPEAITHLERAIALDPRHAGAYAHLGQIHVESGSLPEAKWAYLKAIEIAPERPEYYRFLIEVDAEALEPHHLASLSSMRPDDLSIDDRIERDFALARAAMRTRDTSVAFQHFAAANAAARSQRAYEERQTLDAFIGISETFTQSFIAAREGTGDPSELPVFVFGMPRSGTTLIEQMLASHPDVAGGGELGLFEDVVQEREGPRELREIGAAYAAALRAIAPGALRVTDKMPANFRYAGFIHLALPNARMIHVRRDPIDTCFSCFTQHFRSEGLAWTYDLGEIGRYYRGYFELMEHWRRTLPNGAILEVQYEDLVDDFETQARRIVAYCGLTWNDACLTFHQTKRAIKTASVAQVRRPLYRSSIGYSRPFVPYLSPLLDALGPTRQRL from the coding sequence ATGGCATCACTCGAAGACGGGCTGGCGCAAGCGCAGGCGGCGCTCGCCACGGCCCCGGACTCCTGGCGGGCACTGGCCGCCGTGGGGAGCCTGCTTGCGGCCCTCGGGCGGCTCGAGGCAGCCGTGCCTTTCCTCGAGCGGGCGTTTGCCCTCGGTCCCAACCAGGCGACGGTCGCAAATAATTTGGGTGCCGCCTATCGGGCACTCGGCCGGCTAAGCGAGGGGCGCGAACTCTTTAGGCGCGCAGCGGCCTTGGAACCGAGCTATGCCGACGCGGTCGCGAACCTCGCCGGGTCGTATTCGGCCGTGGGGGCGCACGAGGAGGCGGCAGCGGCGCTCGAGGGCTTGATCGCCGAGGGCGTGGATTCGGCCGGAATGCGCGACCAGCTTGCCATGGCGCTCTGGGCGGCAGGCCGGGCGCCGGAAGCGATCACGCATTTGGAGCGCGCAATCGCACTCGATCCACGCCACGCCGGCGCCTACGCGCATCTCGGGCAGATCCACGTGGAGAGCGGCAGCCTACCCGAGGCGAAATGGGCCTATCTCAAGGCGATTGAAATTGCGCCGGAGCGGCCCGAGTACTACCGTTTTTTGATCGAGGTCGATGCCGAGGCACTCGAACCGCACCACCTCGCCTCGCTCTCTTCCATGCGGCCGGACGACCTTTCGATCGACGATCGCATCGAACGAGACTTTGCGTTGGCCAGAGCGGCGATGCGTACCCGCGACACGAGCGTCGCCTTCCAACACTTCGCAGCGGCAAATGCCGCCGCGCGCTCGCAGCGCGCGTACGAAGAGCGCCAGACACTCGACGCATTTATCGGTATCTCCGAAACCTTCACGCAATCTTTCATCGCAGCGCGCGAAGGCACGGGAGACCCCTCCGAACTGCCGGTGTTCGTCTTCGGGATGCCGCGGTCGGGGACAACCCTCATCGAGCAGATGCTGGCCAGCCATCCGGATGTCGCGGGCGGCGGCGAACTCGGGCTTTTCGAGGATGTCGTGCAGGAACGGGAAGGGCCGCGCGAACTGCGCGAGATCGGCGCGGCATACGCCGCAGCGCTTCGTGCGATCGCTCCCGGCGCGCTACGCGTCACCGATAAAATGCCCGCCAACTTTCGCTATGCCGGGTTCATTCATCTCGCGCTCCCGAACGCGCGGATGATCCACGTGCGTCGCGACCCGATCGACACATGTTTTTCGTGCTTTACACAGCATTTCCGCAGCGAGGGGCTTGCATGGACGTACGACCTAGGCGAAATTGGCCGCTACTACCGCGGCTACTTCGAATTGATGGAGCACTGGCGACGCACCCTCCCGAACGGAGCGATACTCGAAGTGCAATACGAGGATCTCGTCGACGACTTCGAAACGCAAGCGCGCCGCATCGTCGCGTACTGCGGCCTGACCTGGAACGACGCGTGCCTAACGTTCCACCAAACCAAGCGTGCCATAAAGACCGCGAGCGTCGCGCAGGTACGCCGCCCGCTCTATCGCTCGTCGATCGGGTATTCGCGCCCATTCGTGCCGTATCTCAGTCCGCTGCTCGACGCACTCGGCCCAACGCGTCAACGCTTGTAG
- a CDS encoding DUF885 domain-containing protein, whose translation MALCERANVDEHGPLAEAGSSALYRSAQGLPISRISSESEHGSDEAAAFCRGVLAQLQAIDIAALDEQPRLSTVVLRAALERRLAAARYYWYVSPVTPYRSFVGAFRLIFRSFDVDSDEARTRYLSVLKDVAAFALAAKDKLAGQAARGLTITARALPPIIALHRAAAASDGTPFLPGTEKLAALDERACERLLRDARAVFQHDVSPALHELAEYIAGPYAHSACAAFGQSAYPGGTDYYAHAVRANTTLAIEPSAVHARGLAVMDELREAMSELRSRLGFHGTAQEFHRSLRADPRFVPTRPEQIGERLQFFAERADVALPALFLRKPAAPFSTKRLSPDLEPGMTFGYYEPGAKPGECGNYVYNGSKLAERSLLSVASLALHELVPGHHYEINLSRENEALPRFRAFQSLATYIPAYHEGWAEYAADLGKELGIYEDPYDLYGRHALDSFISSRLVVDTGVNALGWSFDRAAEYLRENTLLSEGEIESELLRYATDLPAQSLSYKIGSLKFAELRERVRSQLGAAFDVRSFHDRIVRNGGMPLDVLESETLDFISDQ comes from the coding sequence GTGGCACTATGCGAGCGAGCCAACGTTGACGAGCATGGCCCGCTGGCCGAAGCCGGATCTTCGGCGCTCTATCGTTCGGCGCAAGGCCTTCCCATCTCGCGCATTTCGTCGGAGTCAGAGCACGGCAGCGACGAAGCGGCGGCATTCTGCCGCGGCGTCCTGGCACAGTTGCAGGCAATCGACATCGCTGCGCTTGACGAGCAACCCCGGCTCTCCACCGTGGTTCTCCGGGCAGCTCTTGAACGGCGGCTGGCAGCGGCTCGCTACTACTGGTATGTATCTCCAGTAACGCCTTACCGGTCGTTTGTGGGGGCGTTTCGGCTGATTTTCCGTTCTTTTGACGTTGATTCGGACGAGGCACGCACGCGCTATCTCTCAGTCCTGAAAGACGTCGCGGCTTTCGCACTTGCAGCCAAGGATAAACTCGCCGGGCAAGCGGCACGTGGTCTTACCATCACGGCGCGCGCACTTCCGCCGATCATCGCACTGCACCGAGCTGCCGCCGCGTCCGACGGAACGCCATTCTTGCCGGGAACGGAGAAACTCGCAGCCCTCGACGAACGCGCATGTGAACGGCTTCTTCGAGACGCGCGAGCCGTTTTTCAGCACGATGTCTCACCGGCACTGCACGAGCTGGCCGAGTATATTGCCGGGCCTTACGCACACTCGGCGTGCGCCGCATTCGGTCAATCCGCCTATCCGGGCGGCACCGACTACTACGCTCACGCGGTTCGGGCAAATACGACGCTCGCTATCGAACCATCCGCGGTTCACGCCCGCGGCTTGGCGGTGATGGACGAACTGCGGGAAGCGATGAGCGAGCTCCGTTCGCGCCTTGGGTTTCACGGAACGGCGCAAGAGTTCCACCGCTCCCTGCGGGCCGATCCGCGGTTCGTCCCGACTCGTCCGGAGCAAATCGGCGAGCGACTGCAGTTCTTTGCCGAAAGGGCCGACGTTGCATTGCCTGCGCTGTTTCTCCGCAAACCGGCAGCACCGTTTAGCACCAAGCGCTTATCGCCGGATCTCGAACCCGGCATGACCTTCGGATACTACGAACCTGGAGCCAAGCCGGGTGAATGCGGCAATTATGTTTACAACGGTTCGAAGCTCGCTGAACGTTCGCTCCTGAGCGTCGCTTCTCTCGCTCTTCACGAACTCGTTCCGGGCCATCATTACGAAATAAATCTGTCGCGCGAGAATGAAGCTCTGCCTCGTTTTCGGGCATTCCAGTCGCTCGCCACATACATTCCCGCATACCATGAAGGTTGGGCCGAGTACGCTGCGGATCTCGGCAAGGAACTGGGCATATACGAGGACCCATACGATCTGTACGGGCGACATGCACTCGATAGCTTCATTTCCTCGCGCCTAGTCGTGGACACGGGAGTCAACGCACTTGGGTGGAGCTTCGATCGCGCGGCAGAGTATTTGCGCGAAAATACGCTCCTTTCAGAGGGCGAGATCGAATCCGAGCTCCTACGCTATGCCACCGATCTTCCCGCACAAAGCCTTTCGTACAAAATCGGCTCGCTGAAGTTTGCAGAACTTCGAGAGCGAGTGCGCTCGCAACTCGGGGCGGCTTTCGATGTACGCTCCTTTCACGATCGAATCGTACGGAACGGCGGAATGCCGCTCGACGTCCTGGAGAGCGAAACGCTCGATTTTATTTCCGACCAATGA
- a CDS encoding GNAT family N-acetyltransferase, protein MRDSGAVTTPVPTLRSERLCLRPFSAIDPDSLLTFQERNRAHLWEPKRDEAFYTRDYQRAQITASIVAEQKGTDARFAAFESDGTQIVACVNLWSIRRGAIHAAVLGYSADVDYQQRSFAQEAASAVIDYAFDMLNLHRIEASYQPLNERSGRVLRKLGFAVEGYARDYLFIAGEWRDGILTSLTNNGWSPRSVASDAK, encoded by the coding sequence ATGCGAGATTCCGGTGCTGTAACGACGCCAGTTCCGACGTTGCGGAGCGAACGTCTGTGCCTGCGACCGTTTAGCGCAATCGATCCCGATTCACTCCTGACTTTCCAGGAGCGTAATCGGGCCCATTTATGGGAGCCCAAGCGCGACGAAGCTTTTTACACGCGCGACTACCAACGAGCACAGATCACCGCCAGCATCGTAGCAGAGCAGAAAGGAACCGACGCGCGCTTTGCCGCTTTCGAATCTGACGGAACGCAGATCGTAGCATGCGTCAATTTGTGGAGCATTCGACGTGGCGCTATTCACGCGGCGGTTCTCGGCTACTCCGCCGATGTCGACTACCAGCAACGGAGCTTTGCACAAGAGGCTGCGAGCGCAGTCATCGACTATGCCTTCGATATGCTAAACTTGCACCGAATCGAAGCGAGCTATCAGCCCCTCAACGAGCGCAGCGGCCGCGTACTGCGAAAACTCGGCTTCGCCGTTGAGGGATATGCGCGCGACTATCTCTTTATAGCGGGCGAATGGCGCGACGGCATTCTCACCTCGCTAACGAACAACGGCTGGAGCCCACGCTCAGTAGCTTCTGACGCGAAGTGA
- a CDS encoding antibiotic biosynthesis monooxygenase — translation MSDGPSASLILCARVLPEKASDFTQWHARWQSDVLASPGSTSFEYWPPTPDQDEAVAIARFDSVDALRAWRSSERNRNLIQEGAPFVAGGVIMQLAGQAAIEYYVQHSATEVIITRIKAGKEEAYRRFADRIQKVQETFPGYLGSFVAPPHQKESGWTTVLRFDSETSLDGWLNSDIRASLLKESEDLIDGFHAQRVDTSFPGWAPLNPSTGKPPNMWKTASLVLLTLFPVVMLELKFLSPHLQALNPAMGTFIGNAISVALTSWPLMPLAVRVFHAWLFPESQPRWLVLTSPLVLLLCYAIEIAVLWRLL, via the coding sequence GTGAGCGACGGCCCAAGCGCGAGCCTGATCCTTTGCGCCCGGGTGCTGCCGGAGAAGGCGAGCGACTTCACGCAGTGGCACGCTCGCTGGCAGAGCGACGTGCTTGCGTCGCCCGGATCGACGAGCTTCGAGTATTGGCCGCCCACTCCCGATCAGGACGAGGCGGTCGCGATCGCGCGATTTGACTCGGTGGACGCGCTGCGGGCCTGGCGCAGCTCCGAGCGCAATCGGAACCTTATCCAGGAAGGGGCGCCGTTCGTTGCGGGCGGCGTCATCATGCAACTCGCCGGCCAGGCTGCTATCGAATACTACGTGCAGCACAGCGCTACCGAAGTCATTATCACGCGGATCAAAGCCGGTAAAGAAGAAGCGTACCGGAGATTCGCGGATCGCATTCAAAAAGTGCAGGAAACGTTTCCGGGCTACCTCGGTTCGTTCGTCGCGCCGCCGCACCAAAAGGAATCGGGCTGGACTACCGTTCTGCGCTTCGATTCGGAAACGAGCCTAGACGGGTGGCTGAACTCCGATATTAGGGCCTCGCTTTTGAAGGAAAGCGAGGATCTCATCGACGGTTTCCACGCACAACGGGTCGACACGTCGTTTCCCGGATGGGCCCCGCTCAATCCAAGCACCGGCAAACCACCGAACATGTGGAAGACGGCATCGCTGGTGCTCCTTACGCTCTTCCCGGTGGTGATGCTCGAGCTGAAGTTTCTCTCGCCGCATCTCCAAGCATTGAATCCCGCCATGGGCACGTTTATCGGTAACGCGATCAGCGTAGCGCTCACGTCATGGCCCCTCATGCCGCTAGCGGTCCGTGTATTCCACGCATGGCTCTTTCCCGAATCGCAACCCCGCTGGCTGGTGCTTACCAGCCCGCTAGTTCTGCTGTTATGTTACGCGATCGAGATCGCAGTTCTCTGGCGCTTACTCTAA
- a CDS encoding amidase produces MKNATHAPSVPGDGSDRGIEAWVFIDPNPAPAGEGPLAGLTCGIKDVIDVGGMPTRFGVDFHDMSPTADAPCVAALRDAGAAILGKTHTTAFAYLDPAPTRNPHDPARTPGGSSAGSAAAVAAGHVDFALGTQTVGSTLRPASFCGVVGFKPSYGRISTRGILPLAHSLDHVGIIARDVGMVTRVARVLIPSLTSAVAPERPLIAVDMELFSEYYGDEAHAALEGFAHRLADFADVVPRDFGAVARATLDPLKTIVAFEVAAALPFLRERDRPPEICALVRRGEAIDEDAYRAALDLREELRLKLAPLFSGIDALLTTCVGPAPSRETTGDARSQAPWSFFGTPSLTLPVGRSRDGLPIGAQLVAPAGMDAKLLALAERFEPLSGPF; encoded by the coding sequence ATGAAAAATGCGACGCATGCACCATCGGTTCCGGGTGACGGTTCCGATCGCGGAATCGAGGCGTGGGTCTTCATCGATCCCAATCCCGCACCGGCCGGTGAAGGACCACTTGCCGGGTTGACATGCGGCATTAAGGACGTCATCGACGTGGGTGGCATGCCGACGCGCTTTGGGGTTGATTTTCATGACATGTCTCCGACCGCAGATGCGCCGTGCGTCGCTGCGCTGCGCGACGCCGGTGCGGCGATCCTTGGGAAAACGCACACGACGGCGTTTGCGTATCTCGATCCGGCGCCGACGCGCAACCCACACGATCCGGCACGCACGCCCGGGGGTTCGAGCGCCGGTAGCGCCGCGGCCGTGGCAGCCGGGCACGTCGACTTCGCACTCGGCACGCAAACGGTCGGTTCGACGTTGCGTCCGGCGAGCTTCTGCGGGGTCGTTGGTTTCAAACCGAGTTACGGGCGCATCTCAACCCGCGGCATTTTGCCGCTCGCACACTCTCTCGATCACGTCGGCATCATTGCTCGCGATGTCGGAATGGTCACACGCGTCGCGCGGGTGTTGATCCCGAGCCTGACGTCGGCGGTGGCGCCGGAGCGGCCGCTGATTGCCGTCGATATGGAGCTTTTTTCGGAGTACTACGGCGACGAGGCCCACGCAGCGCTCGAGGGATTCGCGCACCGGCTCGCGGACTTTGCGGACGTCGTGCCTCGCGACTTTGGAGCTGTTGCGCGGGCCACATTGGATCCGCTCAAAACGATCGTGGCCTTCGAAGTCGCCGCCGCCTTGCCATTTCTGCGCGAGCGCGACCGGCCGCCGGAAATTTGTGCTCTGGTGCGTAGAGGCGAGGCCATCGATGAGGATGCTTATCGAGCCGCGCTAGACCTGAGGGAGGAGCTGCGTTTGAAACTGGCGCCGCTATTCTCCGGCATCGATGCGTTGCTGACCACGTGCGTCGGACCCGCCCCAAGCCGCGAGACGACCGGCGATGCGCGTTCGCAGGCCCCGTGGTCGTTCTTCGGAACACCGAGCCTCACGCTTCCCGTGGGGCGTTCACGCGATGGTTTGCCGATTGGGGCGCAACTCGTCGCTCCCGCAGGAATGGACGCGAAGCTGCTCGCGCTGGCAGAACGATTCGAGCCTCTTAGCGGACCGTTTTGA
- a CDS encoding flagellin, with the protein MSQGLSISNNLLANSVQLNLNRNQQALQKTVNELSSGLRINSAADDPSGLAIATNLQTNVDGFNTAVQNVQNANNAAQVALGALSTTTNILQRIRSLAVEAASDINSQNDRANLQTEVSQLLLEVNRISQNTNFNGQALLDGSHAGFQAEQNAYLTVTANSALATNGGVASASGINYGFLVATAVASFPTAFNTTPNAALPGVQGLGNGTGAGESTVDGTIELQVINTGVSIAVQETFIESATGLVCVSGTLFGPSAVATTALGLHPQNITAKFTSNYSGFDNVAVTLGAITTADVGTTAYIKVSQNVAALTNPSNPAFNFQSGANEGDVIQVGIQATNTSTLRISNINVAISSANNPSLGAEDAIGQIDIALSTVLSQQANLGAVVVRLNEDADSDTTAAVNLQASESSIRDLNVGQATTEFTRLQIMVQVGTSVLSQSNNNAQSVLALFR; encoded by the coding sequence TTGAGTCAAGGCCTGAGCATTTCAAACAACCTGTTGGCTAACAGCGTCCAGCTCAATCTCAACAGAAATCAGCAGGCGCTGCAAAAGACCGTCAATGAGTTGTCATCGGGCCTGCGCATCAACAGCGCCGCCGACGACCCTTCCGGTTTAGCGATCGCGACAAATCTGCAGACGAACGTCGATGGTTTCAATACCGCCGTTCAAAACGTGCAGAACGCCAACAACGCGGCGCAAGTCGCACTCGGCGCCCTGTCGACGACGACCAACATTCTTCAGCGCATTCGCTCGCTGGCCGTCGAAGCCGCATCCGACATCAACAGCCAGAACGATCGCGCTAATCTGCAAACCGAGGTCTCGCAGCTTCTGCTTGAGGTCAACCGGATCTCGCAGAACACGAACTTCAACGGCCAGGCACTCCTCGATGGCAGCCACGCGGGATTCCAAGCGGAGCAAAACGCGTACCTCACCGTCACGGCGAACTCCGCGCTTGCGACGAACGGCGGCGTTGCTTCTGCCAGCGGCATCAATTACGGATTCCTCGTCGCGACGGCGGTCGCGTCGTTTCCGACCGCCTTTAACACGACACCGAATGCGGCGCTGCCAGGCGTGCAGGGGCTCGGGAACGGCACCGGCGCAGGGGAATCGACGGTCGACGGCACGATCGAGCTTCAAGTTATCAACACCGGTGTCTCGATCGCAGTACAAGAAACGTTCATCGAGAGCGCGACCGGACTGGTCTGCGTATCGGGTACGCTATTCGGCCCGAGTGCGGTCGCGACCACGGCGCTCGGCTTGCATCCGCAGAATATAACTGCAAAGTTCACGAGCAACTACTCGGGCTTCGATAACGTGGCGGTTACGCTCGGCGCCATCACCACCGCGGATGTCGGGACGACGGCATATATCAAGGTCAGTCAAAATGTTGCGGCGTTAACGAATCCCAGCAACCCCGCGTTCAACTTTCAATCCGGTGCCAATGAAGGCGACGTCATTCAGGTTGGGATTCAGGCGACCAACACCTCGACGCTGCGCATCTCGAATATCAACGTCGCCATCTCGAGTGCCAATAATCCATCGCTCGGAGCTGAAGATGCGATCGGTCAGATCGACATCGCGCTAAGTACGGTGCTCTCGCAGCAAGCGAACCTGGGCGCCGTCGTTGTGCGCTTGAACGAGGATGCGGATAGCGACACTACCGCAGCCGTAAACCTGCAGGCGTCGGAATCGTCGATTCGCGATCTCAACGTCGGTCAAGCGACAACCGAGTTCACAAGACTGCAGATTATGGTCCAGGTAGGAACGTCGGTACTCTCGCAATCGAACAATAACGCCCAATCGGTACTCGCACTCTTCCGATAA